From Deinococcus betulae, the proteins below share one genomic window:
- the pgi gene encoding glucose-6-phosphate isomerase produces MTITQTPAWQALLNHHRDLAATTMRDLFDADLARGETLRAEGAGLYLDYSKNRVTGETLRLLFDLARTVGVEARRDAMLAGDTINVTEGRAVLHTALRAPGGASVLVNGRNVVPDVQEVLGRMATFAEAVRGGQWRGFTGQPIRNIVNIGIGGSDLGPVMAAEALKHYAQRDLTLRFVSNVDGTDLVEKTRDLDPAQTLFIVSSKTFTTQETMANAASARSWLLSALGDEAAVARHFAAVSTNAAAVQAFGIDPANMFGFWDWVGGRYSLDSAIGLSLMLAVGPAHFHELLAGFHEMDEHFRAAPLEQNLPVLLAMLGVWYHNFFGAATHAVLPYDQYLAYFPAYLQQLDMESNGKHITLDGQEVDYQTGPVIWGQPGTNGQHAFYQLIHQGTQLIPCDFIGFCQTLNPLPLPNGAPHHDLLMANVFAQTEALAFGKSLERVLAEGVLADLAPHRVFDGNRPTNTILADRLTPRILGALIALYEHKVFVQGAVWNINSFDQWGVELGKVLASQIVPELHGAGTPELHHDSSTNALIRHYRARR; encoded by the coding sequence ATGACCATCACTCAGACCCCCGCCTGGCAGGCCCTGCTGAACCACCACCGCGACCTGGCGGCCACGACGATGCGGGACCTGTTTGACGCCGACCTAGCGCGCGGCGAGACGCTGCGGGCCGAGGGCGCCGGCCTTTATCTGGACTACAGCAAGAATCGCGTAACCGGCGAGACCCTGCGCCTGCTCTTTGACCTGGCGCGCACAGTAGGCGTTGAGGCCAGACGTGACGCCATGCTGGCCGGCGACACGATCAACGTGACCGAGGGCCGCGCCGTGCTGCATACGGCCCTGCGGGCGCCGGGGGGAGCGAGCGTCTTGGTGAACGGCCGCAACGTCGTCCCCGATGTGCAGGAGGTGCTGGGCCGCATGGCGACCTTTGCGGAGGCCGTGCGCGGCGGCCAGTGGCGCGGCTTTACTGGCCAGCCTATCCGCAACATTGTCAACATCGGCATTGGCGGCAGCGACCTGGGGCCAGTGATGGCCGCCGAAGCCTTAAAGCACTATGCCCAGCGCGACCTGACGCTGCGCTTCGTCTCGAATGTGGACGGCACTGACCTGGTCGAAAAGACCCGCGACCTCGACCCAGCACAAACGCTGTTTATCGTCAGTTCCAAGACGTTCACCACCCAGGAAACGATGGCGAACGCGGCCTCGGCCCGCAGCTGGCTGCTCTCGGCGCTGGGGGACGAGGCCGCTGTGGCCCGGCATTTTGCCGCCGTGTCTACCAATGCGGCGGCCGTGCAGGCCTTCGGTATTGACCCGGCCAACATGTTCGGCTTCTGGGATTGGGTGGGGGGCCGCTACTCCCTGGACAGCGCCATCGGCCTGAGCCTGATGCTGGCGGTGGGCCCGGCGCACTTTCACGAGCTCCTGGCCGGCTTTCACGAGATGGACGAGCATTTCCGCGCAGCGCCGCTGGAACAGAACCTGCCGGTGCTGCTGGCGATGCTGGGCGTCTGGTATCACAACTTTTTCGGGGCGGCCACGCACGCCGTCCTGCCCTATGATCAGTACCTCGCCTATTTTCCGGCTTACCTGCAGCAGCTGGACATGGAGAGCAACGGCAAGCACATCACGCTGGACGGGCAGGAGGTGGACTATCAAACCGGCCCCGTCATCTGGGGCCAGCCGGGCACGAACGGTCAGCACGCCTTCTACCAGCTGATTCACCAGGGTACCCAGCTGATTCCCTGCGACTTTATCGGCTTCTGCCAGACCCTCAATCCTCTGCCGCTACCGAATGGGGCGCCGCACCACGACCTCCTGATGGCCAACGTCTTTGCCCAGACCGAGGCCCTGGCGTTTGGCAAATCGCTGGAGCGGGTGCTGGCCGAGGGCGTTCTGGCTGACCTGGCCCCGCACCGCGTCTTTGACGGCAACCGGCCCACGAACACCATCCTGGCTGACCGCCTGACCCCCCGCATCCTGGGCGCCCTGATCGCCCTGTACGAACACAAGGTCTTTGTGCAGGGCGCTGTGTGGAACATCAACTCCTTCGACCAGTGGGGTGTGGAGCTGGGCAAGGTGCTGGCAAGTCAGATTGTGCCCGAGTTGCACGGCGCCGGGACGCCAGAGTTACACCATGACAGCAGCACAAATGCCTTGATTCGGCATTACCGGGCCAGGAGATAG
- a CDS encoding thiolase family protein: protein MTASANPAVSLTDLNDRDVVIVSAVRTPIGAIRGALSSVRPDDLAALVIREAVARAGVPAEAIEEVIFGCANQAGEDNRNVARMGALLAGLPDTVAGLTVNRLCASGLSAVNTAARAIRSGEGDVYVVGGVESMTRAPLVMSKGGAPFANGNVTAFDTTLGWRFPNPAMEALFPLEAMGETAENIVERSREGAYAGGEITRADQDAFALNSQRKAVDAINAGHFKAQTVPVEVKSRKGVTVVDTDEHPRMKKEGDAYALATDEATLAGLKPAFRKGGSVTAGNASGLNDGAAALVLMSAGKARELGLAPLARWLGGASAGVEARVMGLGPIPATRKVLSRTGLSVADLDLIELNEAFAAQALACVRELGLDEEKVNVNGGAIALGHPLGMSGARLIVALTHELARREGRYGLATLCVGVGQGEAAIIERVEA, encoded by the coding sequence ATGACTGCCTCTGCCAACCCCGCTGTTTCCCTGACCGACCTGAATGACCGCGACGTGGTCATCGTGTCGGCTGTCCGCACCCCTATCGGCGCCATTCGCGGCGCGCTGTCGTCTGTTCGCCCTGACGACCTGGCGGCGCTGGTTATTCGTGAAGCGGTGGCCCGCGCCGGGGTGCCGGCCGAGGCCATTGAAGAGGTGATTTTCGGCTGCGCCAACCAGGCCGGCGAGGACAACCGCAACGTGGCACGCATGGGCGCCCTGCTGGCGGGCCTGCCCGACACAGTGGCGGGCCTGACGGTCAACCGCCTGTGCGCCAGTGGCCTGTCGGCCGTCAACACCGCGGCGCGCGCCATTCGCAGTGGAGAGGGCGACGTGTATGTGGTGGGCGGCGTGGAAAGCATGACCCGCGCGCCGCTGGTCATGTCCAAGGGCGGCGCCCCCTTTGCCAACGGCAACGTGACCGCTTTTGACACCACGTTGGGCTGGCGTTTTCCCAACCCCGCGATGGAAGCCCTGTTTCCCCTTGAAGCGATGGGGGAGACCGCAGAAAACATCGTGGAGCGCAGCCGTGAGGGGGCCTACGCCGGCGGCGAGATTACCCGCGCCGATCAGGACGCCTTCGCCCTGAATTCTCAGCGGAAGGCTGTAGATGCCATCAACGCCGGGCATTTCAAGGCCCAAACTGTTCCTGTAGAGGTGAAGAGCCGTAAGGGCGTAACGGTTGTCGACACCGACGAGCACCCCCGCATGAAAAAAGAAGGAGACGCCTACGCCCTGGCCACCGACGAGGCCACCCTGGCGGGCCTGAAACCGGCTTTCCGCAAGGGTGGCAGCGTCACGGCGGGCAACGCCAGCGGCCTGAACGACGGCGCGGCGGCCCTGGTGCTGATGTCGGCGGGCAAGGCGCGTGAGCTGGGGCTTGCTCCGCTGGCCCGCTGGCTGGGCGGCGCCTCGGCGGGCGTGGAGGCGCGCGTGATGGGGCTGGGGCCGATTCCCGCCACCCGCAAGGTGCTCTCTCGCACAGGCCTGAGCGTGGCCGACCTCGACCTGATTGAACTGAATGAGGCGTTTGCGGCGCAGGCCCTGGCGTGTGTGCGCGAACTGGGGCTGGACGAGGAAAAGGTGAATGTAAACGGCGGCGCCATCGCCCTGGGGCATCCCCTGGGCATGAGCGGCGCGCGCTTGATCGTGGCGCTGACGCACGAACTGGCGCGCCGGGAAGGCCGGTACGGTCTGGCAACCCTGTGCGTGGGCGTGGGCCAGGGCGAAGCCGCCATTATCGAGCGGGTCGAGGCGTGA
- a CDS encoding 3-oxoacid CoA-transferase: protein MKTVPIITAAEAAAKVQSGQTLLVGGFGMTGNPVHLVHALAETDVQGLTYVANNVSEPGLSGGRLLRNRQIKKAVGSYFTSNPEAVKANQEGWLEVQLLPQGTLAEAIRAGGAGLGGFYTPTAAGTLIAGDADVRTLNGQEMVFVPALCGDVAFIRAWRADTAGNLQYRLTEQNFNRAMATAADLVIAEVEEIVPVGTIAPGEVHTPGLYVDFLVQGTLSAEHLGSSASVKGGAKKVDEARMNMARRALKELHRGDVVNLGIGIPTLVADLITPEHGVNLHTENGMLGVGPAPEDGGALDYPVNAGKIPVTALAGASYFDSADSFAMIRGRHVDVAVMGGLQVDAHGNLANWAVPGKPLLGVGGAMDLAGGARRLIITMSHTDPDGTPKIVPDCTLPLTARGAVDLVITDKAVFEFRAGQLTLTELMPGATLDEVRAGTGAAFVEALRTETATV, encoded by the coding sequence GTGAAGACCGTTCCCATAATCACCGCTGCTGAAGCCGCTGCCAAGGTCCAGAGCGGGCAGACCCTGCTGGTGGGGGGCTTCGGCATGACGGGCAACCCGGTGCATCTGGTGCATGCCCTGGCCGAAACCGACGTGCAGGGGCTGACCTACGTGGCCAACAATGTCTCGGAGCCGGGGCTGAGTGGTGGCCGCCTGCTGCGCAACCGCCAGATCAAGAAGGCGGTTGGGTCATATTTCACCTCCAACCCGGAAGCGGTGAAGGCCAACCAGGAGGGCTGGCTGGAAGTGCAACTGCTGCCGCAGGGCACGCTGGCCGAGGCCATCCGCGCGGGTGGCGCGGGCCTGGGCGGCTTCTACACGCCCACGGCGGCGGGTACCCTGATTGCCGGGGATGCCGACGTGCGTACCCTGAATGGCCAGGAGATGGTCTTTGTGCCGGCCCTGTGCGGCGACGTGGCCTTCATTCGCGCGTGGCGGGCCGACACGGCGGGCAACCTCCAGTACCGCCTGACTGAGCAGAACTTCAACCGGGCGATGGCCACCGCCGCTGACCTCGTGATTGCCGAGGTCGAGGAGATCGTCCCCGTGGGCACCATTGCGCCGGGTGAGGTCCATACGCCAGGCCTGTACGTGGATTTCCTGGTGCAGGGCACCCTGTCGGCCGAACATCTGGGTAGCAGCGCCAGCGTGAAGGGCGGCGCCAAGAAGGTGGACGAGGCCCGCATGAATATGGCCCGCCGCGCCCTGAAAGAACTGCACCGGGGCGATGTGGTCAACCTGGGCATCGGCATTCCGACGCTGGTGGCCGACCTCATCACGCCGGAGCACGGCGTCAACCTGCACACCGAAAACGGGATGCTGGGTGTCGGCCCGGCCCCCGAAGACGGCGGCGCGCTGGACTACCCGGTCAATGCGGGCAAGATTCCGGTCACGGCCCTGGCCGGAGCCAGCTACTTTGACAGCGCCGATTCGTTTGCCATGATTCGCGGGCGGCATGTGGACGTGGCCGTGATGGGCGGCCTTCAGGTGGACGCCCACGGCAACCTGGCCAACTGGGCTGTGCCGGGGAAGCCCCTGCTGGGCGTGGGCGGCGCGATGGACCTGGCGGGCGGCGCCCGGCGCCTGATTATCACCATGAGCCACACTGATCCCGACGGAACGCCCAAAATTGTCCCCGACTGCACCCTGCCCCTGACAGCCCGGGGCGCCGTGGACCTGGTGATTACCGACAAAGCCGTCTTTGAGTTTAGAGCGGGCCAGCTGACCCTGACCGAGCTCATGCCGGGCGCCACGCTGGACGAGGTGCGCGCCGGGACGGGCGCAGCGTTTGTCGAGGCATTGAGGACTGAAACAGCGACGGTGTAG
- a CDS encoding 1,4-alpha-glucan branching enzyme, producing MNEPLPLDHGHLQQLVTADLVRPDHLLGAHPTSEHGVDGVRFGVWAPNAHHVSVVGDFNGFNGFDNPLERLDFGFWGGFVPAARHGQRYKFRITGGDGRTEDKMDPYGTFFEVRPATASIIWNQPFTWTDGDWMKGRDPGFERPVSIYEVHLPSWARRDDGWFMNYRDLAHRLGEYVGYMGYTHVELLGVMEHPFDGSWGYQVTGYYAPTSRMGSPEDFKYFVNHLHSLGIGVILDWVPGHFPTDSAGLAHFDGGPLYEYADPRRGFHQDWNTYIFDYGRNEVVMFLIGSALKWLQDFHIDGLRVDAVASMLYLDFSRTEWVPNIHGGRENLEAIAFLKRLNEVVHHMAPGCMIVAEESTSFAGVTTPTPFGLGFDYKWAMGWMNDSLRYFEQDPIWRSHHHHALTFFNAYRTSENYVLAISHDEVVHLKKSMVAKMPGDWYAQRAGYRAFLALMWATPGKKLLFMGQEFAQPTEWNHDAGLPWHLADHLDHRGVMNLVRRLNGLYRTRSDWHVSETKEEGLLWVSADDVEQSVYAFVRRDHQSGAWSVVVANLTPVYREAYPTGVPQGGEYRLLLSTDDGEYGGFGTQQPNLSASDEGWHGQTHHLRLNLPPNSVLVLAPIEATVTSDDR from the coding sequence ATGAATGAACCGCTTCCGCTGGACCACGGTCACCTGCAACAACTCGTGACAGCGGACCTCGTGCGCCCCGACCACCTGCTGGGCGCGCACCCCACCTCCGAACATGGCGTGGACGGCGTGCGCTTTGGCGTGTGGGCGCCGAACGCGCACCACGTCAGTGTGGTGGGCGATTTTAACGGCTTCAACGGTTTTGACAACCCCCTGGAGCGCCTGGATTTTGGGTTCTGGGGCGGCTTTGTGCCCGCTGCGCGTCACGGCCAGCGCTATAAATTCCGTATCACTGGTGGCGACGGCCGCACCGAGGACAAGATGGACCCTTACGGCACCTTTTTCGAGGTGCGCCCGGCCACCGCCAGCATCATCTGGAACCAGCCCTTTACCTGGACGGACGGCGACTGGATGAAAGGCCGCGACCCCGGCTTTGAGCGTCCGGTCAGCATCTACGAGGTTCACTTGCCGTCGTGGGCCCGCCGGGACGACGGCTGGTTCATGAATTACCGCGACCTCGCGCACCGCCTGGGCGAGTACGTGGGGTACATGGGCTACACCCACGTTGAACTGCTGGGGGTCATGGAGCACCCCTTCGACGGCTCGTGGGGCTATCAGGTCACGGGGTACTACGCCCCCACCAGCCGCATGGGCAGCCCCGAGGACTTCAAGTATTTTGTCAATCACCTGCACTCTCTGGGCATCGGCGTGATTCTGGACTGGGTGCCGGGGCATTTTCCCACCGACAGCGCGGGCCTGGCCCATTTTGACGGCGGGCCTCTCTATGAATATGCCGACCCCAGACGGGGCTTTCACCAGGACTGGAATACTTACATTTTCGACTACGGCCGCAACGAGGTCGTGATGTTCCTGATCGGCTCGGCCCTCAAGTGGCTGCAGGACTTCCACATTGACGGTCTGCGGGTGGACGCGGTGGCCAGCATGCTCTACCTGGATTTCTCACGCACAGAGTGGGTGCCCAATATCCACGGCGGGCGCGAGAACTTGGAGGCCATCGCCTTTCTCAAACGCCTCAACGAGGTTGTGCACCACATGGCGCCCGGCTGCATGATTGTCGCCGAGGAAAGCACTTCGTTTGCAGGTGTGACGACCCCCACCCCCTTTGGTCTGGGTTTTGACTACAAGTGGGCGATGGGCTGGATGAACGACAGCCTGCGCTATTTCGAGCAGGACCCCATCTGGCGCAGCCACCACCACCACGCGCTGACCTTTTTTAATGCCTACCGCACCAGCGAGAACTACGTGCTGGCCATCAGCCACGATGAGGTCGTGCACCTGAAAAAGAGCATGGTCGCCAAGATGCCGGGCGACTGGTACGCCCAGCGGGCCGGCTACCGCGCCTTTCTGGCCTTGATGTGGGCCACCCCCGGCAAGAAACTGCTGTTCATGGGCCAGGAGTTTGCCCAGCCGACCGAGTGGAACCACGACGCCGGCCTGCCCTGGCACCTGGCCGACCACCTCGACCACCGGGGCGTGATGAATCTGGTGCGGCGCCTCAATGGGCTGTACCGCACCCGCAGCGACTGGCATGTGTCTGAGACAAAAGAAGAGGGGCTGCTGTGGGTCAGCGCAGATGATGTTGAGCAGAGCGTCTACGCCTTCGTGCGCCGTGACCACCAGAGCGGCGCCTGGAGCGTCGTGGTGGCCAACCTGACGCCCGTGTACCGCGAAGCGTATCCCACCGGTGTGCCCCAGGGCGGCGAGTACCGTCTGCTGCTGTCCACCGATGACGGCGAGTACGGCGGCTTTGGCACCCAGCAGCCGAACCTCAGTGCCAGTGACGAAGGCTGGCACGGCCAGACCCACCACCTGCGCCTAAACCTGCCGCCCAACAGCGTGCTGGTGCTGGCGCCCATAGAGGCAACCGTGACGAGCGACGACCGCTAA
- a CDS encoding FAD:protein FMN transferase, giving the protein MARVTLASLLGAARPTHRLHRTYQRLLGAEVAVQIVAGTREQAEQAQQDALNEIERLSAVLNRFDPSSELRRWLSFPGAECVPLSLDLTAVLRLTDHWRLQSGGALHPGADAYGPLWAQAVRTGQLPAPGQLQRLASALQAAPWTLHADGTATLHTQEPLGLDALAKGYIVDRAAAVASRGSGVRSVMVNAGGDLRVVGKAALKVLVPDPFTARDGAPPAAQVRLKDCALATSGSAQRGYQVGEQWYSHLFDPRTGWPVQAVPGVTVTAPDCATADALATAVSVMGVQTGLACVDAQPGCAALLVTADGQRHPSRAWRGRLLARR; this is encoded by the coding sequence ATGGCGCGCGTGACCCTTGCCAGTCTGCTGGGGGCGGCGCGCCCCACGCACAGACTGCACAGGACCTATCAGCGCCTGCTGGGCGCCGAGGTGGCTGTGCAGATCGTGGCCGGCACCCGTGAGCAGGCCGAGCAGGCGCAGCAGGACGCCCTGAACGAAATTGAACGCCTGAGCGCTGTCCTCAACCGTTTTGACCCCAGCAGCGAACTGCGGCGCTGGCTGTCTTTCCCCGGCGCCGAGTGTGTGCCCCTGAGCCTGGACCTGACGGCCGTCCTGCGCCTGACCGACCACTGGCGCCTGCAAAGTGGCGGGGCACTGCATCCCGGCGCCGACGCTTATGGTCCCCTCTGGGCGCAGGCTGTGCGTACCGGCCAGCTGCCTGCGCCAGGACAGTTGCAGCGTCTGGCCAGCGCTCTTCAGGCGGCGCCCTGGACCCTGCACGCGGACGGCACGGCCACGCTGCACACCCAGGAGCCGCTCGGCCTGGACGCCCTGGCCAAAGGCTACATCGTGGACCGGGCCGCCGCAGTGGCCTCGCGGGGCAGTGGGGTGCGCAGCGTGATGGTGAACGCCGGGGGCGACCTGCGCGTCGTGGGCAAAGCGGCCCTGAAGGTGCTGGTGCCCGACCCCTTTACCGCCCGCGACGGCGCCCCGCCTGCGGCGCAGGTGCGCCTGAAAGACTGTGCCCTGGCCACCAGTGGTAGCGCCCAGCGGGGCTATCAGGTCGGCGAGCAGTGGTATTCGCACCTCTTTGACCCGCGCACCGGCTGGCCTGTGCAGGCGGTGCCCGGCGTGACGGTGACCGCTCCGGACTGTGCCACGGCCGACGCCCTGGCCACGGCGGTCAGTGTCATGGGCGTGCAGACGGGACTGGCCTGCGTGGACGCCCAGCCGGGCTGCGCCGCTCTGCTGGTCACCGCTGACGGCCAGCGGCACCCCAGCCGGGCCTGGCGGGGGCGTCTGCTGGCCCGCCGTTAG
- a CDS encoding nitroreductase family protein, whose amino-acid sequence MSAPHPLTPEQVTAFYDAHRTVRLYRTQLDGSPLPLLEAHLEAILHAAQRAPTDATAQLYSLIRLTRPEVRAQAAALTNNAHLATASEAFVVCADVRRTARVLEVSGRAAGHWPAVAVHFGLGDAVMAGTNLLTAAELLGYQGCWIGGVLNGLDGLLDLLKLPTGVLPFAALTIGLPAEAPPQRPRVPRPLVIHTNEYHDGTPEQLHEAVAVMNPIAARGDKPGDWARLLGAYFGVGGGMEGREPHLVAALKRQGLWAGGEEEGTWRPAQPEPTGENAG is encoded by the coding sequence ATGAGCGCCCCGCATCCCCTGACCCCCGAACAGGTCACTGCCTTCTACGACGCCCACCGCACCGTTCGCCTGTACCGCACGCAGCTGGACGGCTCGCCGCTGCCTTTGCTTGAAGCCCACCTGGAGGCCATCCTGCACGCCGCGCAGCGCGCGCCTACCGACGCCACCGCGCAGCTGTATTCCCTGATTCGCCTGACCCGGCCCGAGGTGCGTGCGCAGGCAGCGGCCCTGACGAACAACGCCCACCTGGCCACTGCCAGTGAGGCGTTTGTGGTGTGTGCGGATGTCCGGCGCACGGCGAGGGTGCTGGAAGTCAGTGGGCGCGCGGCGGGGCACTGGCCTGCTGTCGCGGTGCATTTTGGGCTCGGAGACGCCGTGATGGCGGGCACCAACCTGCTGACGGCGGCTGAACTGCTGGGCTACCAGGGCTGCTGGATTGGCGGGGTGCTGAACGGCCTGGACGGTCTGCTGGACCTCCTGAAGTTGCCGACTGGCGTGCTGCCCTTCGCGGCGCTGACGATTGGCCTGCCTGCCGAGGCCCCGCCCCAGCGCCCACGGGTGCCCCGTCCTCTGGTCATTCACACCAACGAGTACCACGACGGCACTCCCGAACAGTTACACGAAGCGGTGGCCGTGATGAATCCGATTGCGGCGCGCGGGGACAAGCCCGGCGACTGGGCGCGGCTGCTGGGAGCGTACTTTGGCGTGGGCGGCGGCATGGAGGGCCGAGAGCCGCATCTGGTGGCCGCCCTGAAACGCCAGGGGCTGTGGGCGGGTGGCGAGGAGGAAGGGACCTGGAGACCGGCGCAGCCAGAGCCAACAGGGGAGAACGCGGGCTGA
- a CDS encoding trans-sulfuration enzyme family protein, translating to MSAPKPAPTPDLATLAARAGEEARPNRSAPLVEPIYQSTVYAFADLDDLDRAMSGEQPASFYYRNGTPNAATLERALAALEGTEAALVAGSGMAAISAALLGVLRAGDHVITDARVYGVTYALLAEEFPRLGIEVSFVDACNHEEVAAAFRETTRVLHVESLTNPLMTVPDLPALAALAHEHGALLSVDNTFASPAMLRPAEHGADLVTHSVSKYLSGHSAAFGGVVCGRADLVALARTRLLRLGGTMSAFDAWMTLQGLKTLGLRMRAHSGNAQAVADVLVNHPRVKAVYHPGLSDHPQFHLAMDLFPNGFGGMLSAEIEDAPGFVKALAGRIPLAPSLADVVTTLSWPWGTSHRPLPEPERRRLGITPGLLRLSIGIEDISDLLGEFEAALEE from the coding sequence GTGAGCGCCCCGAAGCCTGCCCCCACCCCCGACCTGGCCACCCTGGCCGCCCGCGCAGGCGAGGAAGCCCGCCCCAACCGCTCGGCGCCGCTGGTCGAGCCGATCTACCAGAGCACGGTGTACGCTTTCGCCGACTTGGACGACCTGGACCGCGCCATGAGCGGCGAGCAGCCTGCCAGTTTCTACTACCGCAACGGCACGCCCAACGCCGCCACCCTGGAACGCGCCCTGGCCGCACTGGAAGGCACCGAGGCGGCGCTGGTGGCGGGCAGCGGCATGGCGGCCATCAGCGCGGCGCTGCTGGGGGTACTCCGGGCTGGGGACCACGTGATTACCGACGCCCGCGTGTACGGCGTGACCTACGCCCTGCTGGCCGAGGAATTCCCACGGCTGGGCATTGAGGTGTCGTTTGTAGACGCCTGCAACCATGAGGAGGTCGCGGCCGCCTTCCGTGAGACCACGCGCGTGCTTCACGTCGAGAGCCTGACCAATCCCCTGATGACGGTGCCCGATCTGCCGGCCCTGGCCGCGCTGGCCCATGAACACGGCGCGCTGCTGAGCGTGGACAATACCTTCGCCAGTCCCGCCATGCTGCGCCCTGCTGAACACGGCGCCGACCTGGTAACGCATTCGGTGAGCAAGTACCTCAGCGGGCACAGCGCGGCGTTTGGGGGCGTCGTGTGTGGCCGCGCCGACCTGGTGGCCCTGGCGCGCACCCGCCTGCTGCGCCTGGGCGGCACCATGAGCGCCTTTGACGCCTGGATGACCCTGCAAGGTCTGAAGACCCTGGGCCTGCGCATGCGCGCCCACAGCGGCAACGCGCAGGCGGTGGCCGACGTGCTGGTCAACCATCCGCGCGTGAAGGCGGTGTACCACCCAGGCCTCAGCGACCATCCGCAGTTTCACCTGGCGATGGACCTGTTCCCAAACGGCTTCGGCGGCATGCTGAGCGCCGAGATTGAGGACGCGCCCGGCTTCGTCAAGGCGCTGGCGGGCCGCATTCCGCTGGCCCCCAGCCTGGCGGATGTCGTGACCACGCTGTCGTGGCCCTGGGGCACCTCTCACCGCCCGCTGCCCGAGCCCGAACGCCGCCGCCTGGGCATTACGCCGGGCCTGCTGCGCCTGAGCATCGGCATTGAGGACATCAGTGACCTGCTGGGCGAATTTGAAGCGGCGCTGGAGGAGTAA
- a CDS encoding isocitrate/isopropylmalate dehydrogenase family protein, whose product MATYRICLIEGDGIGHEVIPAARRVLDAAGFSAEYIDAEAGYEYYLDHGTSVPQATYDAVENTHATLFGAATSPSGEKPAGFFGAIRHLRQKYGLYANVRPTRTRPVPGAYENVDLVIVRENTQGLYVEQERRYGDTAIADTVITKDASLRIGQFAANLAMKRGKRLTVVHKANVLPVTQGLFLNTILDHAATVDGLNTSTMIVDNAAMQLVRNPQQFDVMVMTNMFGDILSDLAAGLVGGLGIAASGNVGDQFGIFESVHGSAPDIAGQGVSNPTATILAAVLMLDHLGDHETARRIDTAVNKVLTEGPRTRDLGGTAGTDEFTNAVIKALA is encoded by the coding sequence ATGGCGACTTACCGCATCTGCTTGATTGAGGGCGACGGCATCGGCCACGAAGTCATTCCGGCCGCCCGCCGTGTGCTGGACGCCGCTGGCTTCAGCGCCGAATACATTGACGCCGAAGCCGGCTACGAGTACTACCTCGACCACGGCACCAGCGTGCCCCAGGCTACGTACGACGCCGTGGAAAACACCCACGCGACCCTCTTCGGCGCGGCCACCAGCCCCAGCGGCGAAAAGCCCGCCGGCTTTTTCGGTGCCATTCGCCACCTGCGCCAGAAGTACGGGCTGTACGCCAACGTGCGCCCCACCAGAACCCGCCCCGTGCCCGGCGCCTACGAAAACGTGGACCTGGTCATCGTCCGGGAAAACACCCAGGGCCTGTACGTCGAGCAGGAGCGCCGCTACGGCGACACCGCCATTGCCGACACGGTGATTACCAAGGACGCCAGCCTGCGCATCGGCCAGTTTGCCGCCAACCTCGCCATGAAGCGTGGCAAGCGCCTGACAGTGGTCCACAAGGCCAACGTGCTGCCCGTCACGCAGGGCCTGTTCCTGAACACGATTCTGGACCACGCCGCCACGGTGGACGGCCTGAACACGAGCACCATGATCGTGGACAACGCCGCCATGCAGCTGGTGCGCAACCCCCAGCAGTTCGACGTGATGGTCATGACCAACATGTTCGGTGACATCCTGTCAGACCTGGCCGCCGGGCTGGTGGGCGGGCTGGGTATCGCCGCCAGCGGGAACGTGGGCGACCAGTTCGGCATCTTTGAAAGCGTTCACGGCAGCGCGCCGGACATCGCCGGGCAGGGCGTCAGCAACCCCACCGCCACCATCCTGGCCGCCGTGCTGATGCTGGACCACCTGGGCGACCACGAGACGGCCCGCCGCATCGACACCGCCGTGAACAAGGTGCTGACCGAAGGCCCCCGTACCCGCGATCTGGGCGGCACCGCCGGCACCGATGAATTCACTAACGCCGTGATTAAAGCGCTAGCGTAA